The following coding sequences are from one Nicotiana tabacum cultivar K326 chromosome 1, ASM71507v2, whole genome shotgun sequence window:
- the LOC107826631 gene encoding deoxypodophyllotoxin synthase-like: protein MSHQTPLRLPLLTLSNHYLKPNTSNWFSACDEVRRALEECGCFLAVYDSVSPELNSDIFQAVEELFDLPTETKLYNTSEKPFYGYYGKIPDFPLQESLGINIGDAITAEGVQNFTNLMWPSGNDHFSEIIHDYANIVAGLEKMVKKMVFESYGVEKCYDSLEESTTYLLRLIKYRTPKLDESNVGSQVHTDKTFLSILHQNQVNGLEIKTKDGEWMAVDMTPANSFLVMVGEAFSAWSNNRLHCPVHRVIVKENKPRYTIAHFSYINGMIQTPEELVDEKHPIKFQPFDNFELLDFFAKHINDQMEYTVRAFCGV from the exons ATGAGTCATCAAACACCCCTAAGACTTCCTCTCTTGACCCTATCAAATCACTACTTGAAACCTAATACTTCGAATTGGTTCTCAGCTTGTGATGAAGTCCGCCGTGCACTGGAAGAGTGCGGTTGTTTTCTGGCGGTTTACGACTCGGTTTCGCCGGAGCTAAATAGTGATATATTTCAAGCAGTGGAAGAATTGTTTGATCTTCCCACAGAAACCAAACTTTATAACACTTCTGAAAAACCCTTCTATGGCTACTATGGAAAAATCCCTGATTTCCCTCTTCAAGAAAGCCTAGGGATTAATATTGGAGATGCAATAACTGCTGAAGGAGTTCAAAATTTTACTAACCTCATGTGGCCTTCAGGAAATGACCACTTTAG TGAAATTATTCATGACTATGCAAACATAGTAGCTGGTTTGGAGAAGATGGTGAAAAAGATGGTTTTTGAGAGCTATGGAGTAGAAAAATGCTATGATTCTCTAGAGGAATCAACAACTTATCTCCTTCGATTAATAAAGTATAGGACACCAAAATTGGATGAATCAAATGTTGGGTCACAAGTTCACACTGATAAAACTTTTCTGAGCATACTTCACCAGAACCAAGTTAATGGTTTGGAAATTAAGACCAAAGATGGTGAATGGATGGCTGTTGATATGACTCCTGCTAATTCTTTTCTTGTTATGGTAGGGGAAgcattttcg GCATGGAGCAACAACAGATTGCATTGTCCTGTACATAGGGTGATTGTGAAGGAGAACAAACCAAGGTACACAATAGCACATTTCTCATACATTAATGGGATGATACAAACCCCAGAAGAGCTTGTTGATGAGAAACACCCTATCAAGTTTCAACCATTTGATAACTTTGAATTGCTGGATTTCTTTGCCAAACATATTAACGACCAAATGGAATACACTGTCAGAGCCTTCTGTGGGGTTTGA